One stretch of Natronobacterium gregoryi SP2 DNA includes these proteins:
- a CDS encoding NifU family protein: MTGSNVESDADAEETLRERVEKWLSREMPIIQMHGGTSAVRKVDLESGEVVIELGGGCKGCSVSDVTTGNIEAELIKWPEIDEVTVRVPDARDSLGGPDQPESIMGVDRTEGGRGDWGSSNPGKDHL, from the coding sequence ATGACTGGTTCCAACGTCGAGTCCGACGCCGACGCGGAGGAAACGCTACGCGAGCGCGTCGAAAAGTGGCTCAGCCGGGAAATGCCGATCATCCAGATGCACGGCGGGACGAGCGCCGTTCGGAAGGTAGACCTCGAGAGTGGTGAGGTAGTGATCGAACTCGGCGGCGGGTGCAAGGGGTGTTCGGTTAGCGACGTAACGACGGGCAACATCGAGGCCGAACTCATCAAGTGGCCCGAAATCGACGAAGTGACAGTGCGGGTTCCGGACGCTCGCGACAGTCTCGGTGGGCCGGACCAGCCCGAATCGATCATGGGCGTCGACCGAACCGAGGGAGGCCGGGGCGACTGGGGATCATCGAACCCAGGAAAGGATCATCTTTGA
- a CDS encoding amino acid-binding protein — MADEFGTAETDAETDGGVRAYTIRLELVDDPGELLRALTPIAENGGNLLSIHHERGNITPRGHIPVEVDLECPPDRFDDVVDGLRDAGVNVIQAGAEHYGEEISIVLVGQLVKTGLSETLTRIEDETDAAVLDLSLATPDGTNAVSSARIRLAIDSGRSEKALTTIRSIGADTGLTVVEPLLGGETA, encoded by the coding sequence ATGGCTGACGAATTCGGCACGGCAGAAACCGACGCTGAGACCGACGGTGGCGTTCGTGCATACACCATCCGTCTCGAGCTCGTCGACGACCCCGGCGAGTTGCTTCGGGCGCTTACCCCGATCGCAGAGAACGGTGGCAATCTCTTGAGTATCCACCACGAGCGTGGCAACATCACACCCCGAGGGCACATCCCCGTCGAGGTCGATCTGGAGTGTCCGCCCGATCGGTTCGACGACGTCGTCGACGGACTTCGCGATGCCGGTGTCAACGTCATCCAGGCCGGTGCCGAACACTACGGCGAGGAGATCAGCATCGTCCTCGTCGGTCAACTCGTCAAAACCGGCCTCTCGGAGACACTCACCCGAATCGAAGACGAAACAGACGCCGCCGTTCTCGACCTCTCGCTTGCCACTCCTGACGGCACCAACGCCGTCTCGAGTGCACGGATTCGCCTTGCGATCGACTCCGGTCGATCAGAGAAGGCCCTGACCACGATTCGATCGATCGGTGCCGACACGGGACTCACTGTCGTCGAACCGCTGCTCGGGGGTGAAACCGCATGA
- a CDS encoding homoserine dehydrogenase, whose protein sequence is MKLAILGAGDVGRSVADLAGEYGHDVVALADSTTAAVDANGIAVRETIDRKVNDDTLGTADPDDIFETEYDVLVEATPTTLGDAQPGFSHAKRTLTDDRHVVLANKGPVAERYEELQGLEAESAGSVRFEATVGGAIPVLSTIEDETPQAVTAIRGVLNGTANFILTRMAAEGLDYEHVLAEAQDLGVAEADPTFDVDGTDAALKFVILANVLADGGFSLSDATVDGIENIPGSALDLAAEDGRTIRLIGEATRDGVRVGPRLVPENSALAVTGTRNIVQIETRHAGSLHSSGRGAGGPETATAVLSDIGRLPPLE, encoded by the coding sequence ATGAAGCTCGCGATCCTCGGTGCCGGCGACGTCGGGCGCTCGGTCGCCGACCTCGCGGGCGAATACGGACACGATGTCGTCGCACTCGCAGACTCGACGACCGCGGCCGTCGACGCCAACGGCATCGCCGTCCGGGAAACGATCGACCGAAAGGTCAACGATGACACTCTCGGAACAGCCGATCCCGACGATATCTTCGAGACCGAATACGATGTCCTCGTCGAGGCCACTCCGACGACGCTCGGCGACGCCCAGCCCGGTTTCTCTCACGCAAAACGTACACTCACAGACGACCGACACGTCGTCCTCGCGAACAAAGGCCCCGTCGCCGAACGCTACGAGGAACTGCAGGGACTCGAAGCCGAGAGCGCGGGTTCGGTCCGATTCGAGGCCACAGTCGGCGGTGCCATCCCCGTGCTCTCGACGATCGAAGACGAGACACCACAGGCGGTAACGGCCATCAGGGGCGTACTCAATGGAACCGCGAACTTTATTCTCACGCGGATGGCCGCTGAAGGACTCGACTACGAACACGTCCTCGCAGAAGCCCAGGACCTTGGCGTCGCCGAGGCCGACCCGACGTTCGACGTCGACGGCACCGACGCCGCACTGAAGTTCGTCATCCTCGCAAACGTACTCGCCGACGGCGGCTTCTCGCTCTCCGACGCCACCGTCGACGGAATCGAAAACATCCCCGGCAGCGCGCTCGACCTCGCCGCCGAGGACGGACGAACGATCCGGCTGATCGGAGAGGCCACCCGCGACGGCGTCCGCGTCGGGCCACGACTAGTCCCCGAAAACAGCGCACTTGCCGTCACTGGCACGCGAAACATCGTCCAGATAGAAACACGACACGCGGGCTCGCTGCACTCGAGTGGTCGCGGTGCCGGCGGCCCAGAGACGGCAACTGCAGTTCTCTCCGACATCGGCCGGCTCCCACCCCTCGAGTAA
- the tuf gene encoding translation elongation factor EF-1 subunit alpha, translating into MSEQHQNLAIIGHVDHGKSTLVGRLLYETGSVPEHVIEQHREEAEEKGKGGFEFAYVMDNLAEERERGVTIDIAHQEFSTDEYDFTIVDCPGHRDFVKNMITGASQADNAVLVVAADDGVAPQTQEHVFLARTLGIDELIIGVNKMDVVDYKESTFDEVVEEVNQLLQQVQFNTDDASFIPISAFEGDNIAEASDETDWYDGEILLEALNALPEPEPPTDASLRLPIQDVYTISGIGTVPVGRIETGVMNTGDDVVFQPSDVGGEVKTIEMHHEEVPKAEPGDNVGFNVRGIGKDDIRRGDVCGPADDPPKVAETFQAQIVVMQHPSVITSGYTPVFHAHTSQVACTIESIDKKMDPSSGEVAEENPDFIQSGDAAVVTIRPQKPLSIEPSSEIPELGSFAIRDMGQTIAAGKVLDVNEK; encoded by the coding sequence ATGAGCGAACAACACCAGAACCTGGCCATCATCGGTCACGTTGACCACGGGAAAAGTACGCTCGTGGGCCGACTCCTCTACGAGACGGGGAGCGTACCCGAGCACGTCATCGAACAGCACCGCGAGGAAGCCGAAGAGAAAGGCAAAGGCGGCTTCGAGTTCGCCTACGTCATGGACAACCTCGCCGAAGAGCGAGAGCGCGGTGTCACCATCGACATCGCCCACCAGGAGTTCTCCACCGACGAGTACGACTTTACCATCGTCGACTGTCCTGGTCACCGCGACTTCGTCAAGAACATGATCACTGGCGCGAGCCAGGCCGACAACGCCGTTCTCGTCGTCGCTGCTGACGACGGCGTCGCACCCCAGACACAGGAGCACGTCTTCCTGGCCCGGACCCTGGGTATCGACGAACTCATCATCGGCGTCAACAAGATGGACGTCGTCGACTACAAGGAGTCCACCTTCGACGAGGTCGTCGAGGAAGTCAACCAACTCCTCCAGCAGGTCCAGTTCAACACGGACGACGCCTCGTTCATCCCAATCTCGGCGTTCGAAGGCGACAACATCGCCGAAGCCTCCGACGAAACCGACTGGTACGACGGCGAGATCCTCCTCGAGGCTCTGAACGCCCTGCCGGAGCCGGAGCCACCGACGGACGCGTCGCTCCGACTCCCGATCCAGGACGTCTACACGATCTCCGGTATCGGTACCGTCCCCGTCGGACGTATCGAGACCGGTGTCATGAACACGGGCGACGACGTCGTCTTCCAGCCATCGGACGTCGGTGGCGAAGTGAAGACGATCGAGATGCACCACGAAGAAGTGCCGAAAGCCGAACCCGGCGACAACGTCGGATTCAACGTCCGCGGCATCGGCAAGGACGACATCCGCCGTGGTGACGTCTGTGGTCCGGCCGACGACCCGCCGAAGGTCGCCGAGACCTTCCAGGCCCAGATCGTCGTCATGCAACACCCCTCGGTCATCACCTCGGGGTACACGCCGGTCTTCCACGCCCACACGTCCCAGGTCGCGTGTACGATCGAATCCATCGACAAGAAGATGGACCCCTCGAGCGGCGAGGTCGCCGAGGAGAACCCCGACTTCATCCAGTCGGGCGACGCTGCAGTCGTGACGATCCGACCGCAGAAGCCCCTCAGCATCGAGCCGTCCAGCGAGATCCCCGAACTCGGGAGCTTCGCCATCCGCGACATGGGTCAGACCATCGCGGCCGGGAAGGTCCTCGACGTCAACGAGAAATAA
- the rpsJ gene encoding 30S ribosomal protein S10: MQQARVRLAGTSPDDLDDICDDVREIANNTGVNLSGPIPLPTKTLEVPTRKSPDGEGTATWEHWEMRVHKRLIDLDADERALRQLMRIQVPNDVSIEIVLED; encoded by the coding sequence ATGCAGCAGGCACGCGTTCGACTCGCGGGCACGAGTCCAGACGACCTCGACGACATCTGCGACGACGTCCGCGAGATCGCGAACAACACCGGCGTCAACCTCAGCGGTCCGATTCCGCTGCCGACCAAGACCCTCGAGGTGCCGACCCGGAAGTCGCCTGACGGCGAGGGCACCGCGACGTGGGAGCACTGGGAGATGCGCGTCCACAAGCGCCTGATCGATCTGGACGCCGACGAACGCGCACTCCGACAGCTCATGCGCATTCAGGTGCCAAACGACGTTTCGATCGAGATCGTCCTCGAGGACTAG
- a CDS encoding rhomboid family intramembrane serine protease has protein sequence MSSGKRNRPRTRSPSDATPNSRPDRGANATGDETPGSGSPLLEVLAVFFVVYVLQQVTSLLGVMTGLFVLSPPLATNPWTIVTSVYAHGGLGHLVSNSLALIVFGWAVARATTRLRFHLFFVGAGALAGIAQILVTGAAATLPLLSVTPTGSVLGASGAVFALLGYLVASNRLAASFASIVEIPRWFTILVFVGLATAVTLATAAPHIALIAHFTGFLLGLIAGRARVLQVE, from the coding sequence ATGTCAAGCGGGAAACGAAACCGTCCACGGACGCGATCACCGTCGGACGCGACCCCCAACTCGAGACCCGACCGCGGGGCTAACGCAACCGGAGACGAAACTCCCGGGTCCGGAAGTCCCCTCCTCGAGGTGCTCGCCGTTTTCTTCGTCGTCTACGTCCTGCAACAGGTCACGTCGCTACTAGGAGTGATGACTGGGCTGTTCGTCCTCTCGCCGCCGCTTGCGACGAACCCGTGGACGATCGTAACGAGCGTCTACGCCCACGGTGGACTCGGACATCTCGTCTCGAACAGTCTCGCACTGATCGTCTTCGGCTGGGCCGTCGCACGGGCGACGACCCGACTGCGATTTCACCTGTTTTTCGTGGGGGCTGGCGCACTCGCCGGAATCGCCCAGATCCTCGTCACTGGAGCAGCGGCAACACTACCACTGCTTTCCGTGACACCCACAGGCAGCGTCCTTGGTGCCAGTGGAGCCGTCTTCGCATTGCTCGGGTATCTCGTCGCCTCGAACCGACTCGCCGCCAGCTTTGCGTCGATCGTCGAGATTCCACGGTGGTTCACGATCCTCGTGTTCGTTGGTCTCGCAACTGCAGTCACCCTCGCAACTGCGGCACCGCATATCGCACTGATCGCACACTTTACCGGCTTCCTCCTCGGATTGATCGCAGGACGCGCTCGAGTGTTGCAGGTCGAATAG
- a CDS encoding BGTF surface domain-containing protein, with product MTDQPPRTKAKSLFLAAIMIVSAVAMSAAFAGTAVADDPGESDIEIESAEYDDEVVAGDEVDIDVTLENTGDEEISEVEADVEFGDSNETIDFETVGGDENKTGSVSFDSVEEGSYDLDITATVDEEQADTYNGEIEVSEQIEDPEDYIEIESAEYDDEVAAGDEVDIDVTLENTGDEEITGVEADVEFGDSNETLEFEMVGGNETKTENVSFDSVEEGSYDLNITATVDEEQADTYNGEIEVFEPTDVGHGPDAGGPTWSSGNDVENVYIGQELTLKDDEFGDSVSSVILYKGPVELDNPELVTSVEATDGTAEFDTSDLETGEGYHFSANESHFDEKEFWTAEEELSAEFNVNTIPQDESATLDIDSERDYQHVDVISEDVDAEDLEEYIDYEETEVDTDDDILTLIDVESEDDFDIEFEDFDADEYEFEFEITDSFAWDNATIDVVDDDSSVDFAEQSSGEIGDVIDIELELTHAEEGYIQISEYDKTYFQASAMFEAEDHNVDEAVLQFNANAPNESESWRVHPDYEDEIDLEEQYANATEIDGALGDHDYTMFAGLGFDDESVDSASYATPVVEPETDTEFFSVNERSPVSDVTTAVAPIDSSLDDYDAFNETTVTEQSDVADGDALLVTLEDFGLSGVVADASGGDQVSDHLAEEHIDITVVEQDPGPNVGAQVWTINETDASDDDDIEQINVSAVYTDLEHYDGDLVLQLEYDEDEIGEEFDLGGYDLTYEITEESPYVDDADDEIEIETEFDLVEPVVEWYHSAEEVPNAADAEVSGTTTTAPGSEIRTNARSGGNFTESADAIVEADGTFAATYDFSEYDPGIEFELGASHEDESSYDSDYDLEDSIDAVLVDADEAVINLHATAPGEVEVGDDAALDVTVSNDGGAADDITVTVTTDGETVKNESVTLEPDEEWSGSFDFDTAEKADIDWDVTAGDQSDSGTLNVVEKKPVDEPEDEPKDEPEDDPEDDPEDEPVDDETPGFGVAVAVVALLAAAMLALRRQN from the coding sequence ATGACAGACCAACCTCCACGGACGAAGGCGAAATCGCTGTTTCTAGCAGCGATTATGATCGTCTCTGCCGTTGCTATGTCCGCCGCGTTCGCGGGCACGGCAGTGGCAGACGATCCCGGAGAATCGGACATCGAAATTGAGAGCGCAGAGTACGACGACGAGGTCGTAGCTGGCGATGAAGTCGACATCGACGTGACCCTCGAGAACACGGGCGATGAGGAGATTTCCGAGGTCGAGGCCGATGTTGAGTTCGGTGACAGCAATGAGACCATCGACTTCGAGACGGTCGGCGGAGACGAAAACAAGACCGGGAGTGTCTCCTTCGACTCTGTCGAAGAAGGTAGCTACGACCTAGACATCACGGCTACCGTCGATGAGGAGCAAGCAGACACCTACAACGGTGAGATCGAAGTCTCCGAACAGATCGAGGACCCAGAAGACTATATCGAAATTGAGAGCGCAGAGTACGACGACGAGGTCGCAGCTGGCGATGAAGTCGACATCGACGTGACCCTCGAGAACACGGGCGATGAGGAGATTACCGGGGTTGAGGCCGATGTTGAGTTCGGTGACAGCAATGAGACCCTCGAATTCGAGATGGTCGGCGGAAACGAAACCAAGACCGAGAATGTCTCCTTCGACTCTGTCGAAGAAGGTAGCTACGACCTAAACATCACGGCTACCGTCGATGAGGAGCAAGCAGACACCTACAACGGTGAGATCGAAGTCTTCGAACCGACCGATGTCGGGCACGGCCCAGATGCCGGTGGCCCAACGTGGTCCAGCGGCAATGACGTCGAGAACGTCTACATCGGACAAGAACTCACACTCAAGGACGATGAATTCGGGGACAGCGTGTCTTCCGTCATTCTCTACAAAGGACCCGTTGAACTCGACAATCCTGAACTCGTGACGTCGGTGGAAGCTACCGACGGGACCGCTGAATTCGACACGTCAGACCTCGAGACTGGCGAAGGATATCACTTCAGCGCTAATGAGTCGCACTTCGACGAGAAAGAATTCTGGACCGCTGAAGAAGAGCTTAGTGCCGAATTCAACGTCAACACTATCCCACAGGACGAGTCTGCCACCCTCGATATCGATAGCGAGCGTGACTACCAGCACGTCGACGTTATCAGCGAGGATGTCGACGCTGAAGACCTCGAGGAGTACATCGACTACGAAGAGACTGAAGTCGACACCGATGACGACATCCTGACGCTCATAGACGTCGAGAGCGAGGATGACTTCGACATCGAATTCGAGGACTTCGACGCCGACGAGTACGAATTCGAGTTCGAAATCACTGACTCGTTCGCGTGGGACAACGCCACGATCGACGTCGTCGACGACGACTCGTCCGTCGATTTCGCCGAGCAATCTTCCGGTGAAATCGGTGACGTGATCGACATCGAACTCGAACTCACGCACGCTGAAGAAGGCTATATCCAGATCAGCGAGTACGACAAGACGTACTTCCAGGCCAGTGCAATGTTCGAAGCGGAGGACCACAACGTCGACGAGGCGGTTCTCCAGTTCAACGCCAACGCTCCCAACGAAAGCGAGTCGTGGCGTGTCCACCCCGACTACGAAGACGAAATTGACCTCGAAGAACAGTACGCAAACGCAACGGAGATCGACGGCGCACTCGGCGACCACGACTACACGATGTTCGCCGGACTCGGCTTCGACGACGAGAGCGTCGATAGCGCATCGTACGCGACCCCCGTTGTCGAACCCGAAACCGACACGGAGTTCTTCTCCGTCAACGAACGATCGCCGGTCTCCGACGTAACCACCGCGGTCGCACCGATCGACTCGAGTCTCGACGACTACGATGCGTTCAACGAGACGACCGTTACCGAACAGTCGGACGTCGCTGATGGCGACGCACTCCTCGTGACGCTCGAGGACTTCGGCCTCTCCGGTGTTGTCGCCGATGCAAGCGGAGGTGACCAGGTCAGCGACCACCTCGCTGAAGAGCACATCGACATCACCGTCGTCGAACAGGACCCCGGTCCGAACGTCGGTGCGCAGGTCTGGACGATCAACGAAACCGATGCAAGTGACGACGACGATATCGAACAGATAAACGTCAGCGCTGTCTACACCGACCTCGAGCACTACGACGGGGACCTCGTGCTCCAACTCGAGTACGACGAAGACGAGATCGGCGAGGAATTCGACCTGGGTGGGTACGACCTAACCTACGAGATCACCGAGGAAAGCCCGTACGTCGACGACGCAGACGACGAAATCGAGATTGAAACCGAGTTCGATCTCGTCGAGCCAGTCGTCGAGTGGTATCACTCCGCTGAAGAGGTGCCAAACGCCGCGGACGCTGAAGTGAGTGGAACGACCACTACCGCACCCGGTAGTGAGATCCGCACCAACGCCCGTTCGGGCGGGAATTTCACCGAAAGCGCTGACGCCATCGTCGAAGCGGACGGCACCTTCGCTGCGACCTACGACTTCAGCGAGTACGATCCCGGCATCGAGTTCGAACTCGGTGCTTCCCACGAAGACGAAAGTAGCTACGACAGCGACTACGACCTCGAGGACAGTATCGACGCCGTCCTCGTCGACGCCGACGAAGCAGTGATCAACCTCCACGCGACCGCACCCGGCGAAGTCGAAGTCGGTGACGACGCTGCACTCGACGTGACCGTCAGCAACGACGGCGGTGCTGCCGACGACATCACCGTCACCGTCACGACCGACGGTGAGACTGTCAAGAACGAAAGCGTCACGCTCGAGCCTGACGAAGAGTGGAGCGGGAGCTTCGACTTCGACACTGCCGAGAAAGCTGACATCGACTGGGACGTCACTGCCGGCGACCAGTCCGACAGTGGCACCCTGAACGTCGTCGAGAAGAAGCCTGTTGACGAGCCCGAAGACGAGCCCAAAGACGAGCCTGAAGACGACCCAGAAGACGACCCAGAAGACGAACCCGTAGACGACGAGACGCCCGGCTTCGGTGTTGCCGTTGCCGTCGTTGCCCTGCTCGCTGCAGCTATGCTCGCGCTGCGCCGGCAGAACTAA
- a CDS encoding HalOD1 output domain-containing protein: protein MTSKPPVSFRIAQAVAEHEGTTVEELHPPLHDAIDTEALDAIFRTDDSSRVVPAIEFSYKKYAIQVDSPDEIIVRESASPAEPRTEAV from the coding sequence ATGACATCCAAACCGCCAGTCAGCTTCAGAATCGCACAGGCAGTCGCAGAACACGAAGGGACGACCGTCGAGGAACTACATCCGCCCCTCCACGACGCTATCGACACCGAGGCACTCGATGCGATATTTCGAACGGACGACTCGAGTCGGGTCGTCCCTGCGATCGAATTTTCGTACAAGAAGTACGCGATTCAGGTCGATAGCCCAGACGAGATTATCGTCCGAGAGTCTGCATCGCCGGCCGAACCGAGAACGGAAGCAGTGTAA